Genomic DNA from Thermus amyloliquefaciens:
CAGGATGCGGTAGCCAGGGGGAGGATAAGCCTTGAAGAAGGCGTAGTGGAAGGCGTAAGGCTCCGCCCACCCCGAGGCGTACCACCACTCCACCTGCGCCGGCCTGGGGTCCCAGTCCCTGGGATCGGGAAGCCTCTTGGGGTCCACCCCCAGGAGGGCGGGGGCGCAGGCCCCAAGGAGCAGGGGGAGGAAGAGGAGGCGCCGCACAACCCCACTCTATCCGGGAAGCGCCCGGGCTTGTGTGGCCTTGGCCGTAGACTGGGGGGCATGACCGACACCCACGCCCACCTGGACTTCCTGGAGGAGGAAGAGCTGGCCGAGGCCAAGGCCCACCTCCCCGAGCTCAAGGCCGTCCTGACCCTGGGGGTGGACCCGGGCCGCTGGGAGAAGACCCTGGCCCTAGCGGAAGGGAACGTCTACGCCGCCGTGGGCCTCCACCCCACCTCGGCCCACCTCCTCTCCCCCGAGGTGGAAGAGGCCCTGAGGCATTACGCCCGCCACCCCCGGGTGCGGGCCATCGGGGAAAGCGGCCTGGACTATTACTGGACCCCCGAGACCAAGCCCGCCCAGCTCAAGGCCCTGGACTTCCAAGCGGCCTTGGCGGAGGCCTTGGGGCTTCCCCTGGTCCTCCACGTGCGGAGCAAGGACGGGCAGGCGGAGGAGGACCTGGCCGCCTGGCTTATGGCCCACCGCCCCAAGAGGGTGGTTCTCCATGCCTTCGGGGGACACCCGGCCCTCGAGGCGGCGGGCCTTCGGGTGGAAGCCTACTTCAGCTTCGCGGGACCCCTCACCTACAGGAAAAACCAGGCCCTGCGGGAAGCCGCCCAAAGGCTCCCCCTGGACAGGCTCCTGGTGGAGACCGACTCCCCCTTCCTGCCCCCAGAGCCCCACCGGGGAAGGCGCAACCTCCCCCACCTCGTGCGCCACACCCTGGCCAAGCTGGCGGAGGTGCGGGGGATGGCCTGGGCGGAAATGGAGTCCATCACCGACGAGAACGCGGCCACCTGCTTCCGGTGGACGTAAAGCCCCCCGCCAGATCCCCATGGGGCAGAATGGAGAGCGGCATGAGAAGGTTCCTTTTACTCCTCTTCCTCCTCCTACCCGCCCTGGCCGCCCCCAGGCTGGTGGTGGAACCGGAGGACGGGGTCAAGCCGCTACTGGACCTCATCGCCTCCGCCAAGGAGGAGGTCCTGGTGAAGATGTACCTCTGGACCCCAAGCCGCCTGGACGTGGTGGAGGCCTTGGGGGAGGCCGTGGCCCGGGGGGTGAAGGTGCGGGTCCTCCTGGAGCGGGAGCCCTCCGGGGGGCGGGTGGACCTCTCGGTCTACCAGGCCCTTAAGGACCGGGGGGTGGAGGTCCGGCTCACCACCCCCTTCCGCTTCGTCTTCGTCCACGAGAAGAGCCTGGTGGTGGACCGGAAGCTGGCCTGGGTGGGCACCATGAACCTCACGGGCAGCTCCTTTAGCGCCAACCGGGAGTACGCCCTCCTCCTGGACGACCCCAGGCAGGTGGCCGAGGTGGTCCAGGTCTTTGAAGCGGAC
This window encodes:
- a CDS encoding TatD family hydrolase; its protein translation is MTDTHAHLDFLEEEELAEAKAHLPELKAVLTLGVDPGRWEKTLALAEGNVYAAVGLHPTSAHLLSPEVEEALRHYARHPRVRAIGESGLDYYWTPETKPAQLKALDFQAALAEALGLPLVLHVRSKDGQAEEDLAAWLMAHRPKRVVLHAFGGHPALEAAGLRVEAYFSFAGPLTYRKNQALREAAQRLPLDRLLVETDSPFLPPEPHRGRRNLPHLVRHTLAKLAEVRGMAWAEMESITDENAATCFRWT